From one Acidimicrobiales bacterium genomic stretch:
- a CDS encoding acyl-CoA dehydrogenase family protein has translation MPANPLNTDDFGGELYDLSISEKARPLLQRVKRFVVEEVEPMSEKYFALGEGHADRWSFAPGQLDLLEATKNKAKAEGLWNFFLPNADTGEGLANLDYAYIAFELGKSPLASECLNCSAPDTGNMEVLERVGTPAQKKEWLEPLLAGEIRSAYAMTEPELASSDARNISCTAVLDGEEWVINGEKYYISGAGDPRCKIMIVMVRTNPDAAPHLQQSQILVPMDTPGVEVVEPMLVFGHDDAPHGHMHLRFTDVHVPKENILLGEGRGFEISQLRLGPGRIHHCMRSVGAAEKALRLMVERGLSREAFGKPIIALGKNTEWVSRARIEIEAMRLMVLKAAKAMDLMGNADARVWVSAVKAMVPERVCQIIDQAIQIHGATGVSQWTPLADMYTAQRTLRLADGPDEVHHMVVGRAEIARYQRQR, from the coding sequence ATGCCCGCGAACCCGCTCAACACCGACGACTTCGGCGGAGAGCTGTACGACCTGTCGATCTCAGAGAAGGCCCGCCCGCTGCTGCAGAGGGTGAAGAGGTTCGTCGTGGAAGAGGTCGAGCCCATGTCGGAGAAGTACTTCGCGCTCGGCGAGGGCCACGCCGACCGGTGGAGCTTCGCGCCCGGGCAGCTGGACCTGCTCGAGGCGACCAAGAACAAGGCGAAGGCGGAAGGCCTGTGGAACTTCTTCCTCCCGAACGCCGACACCGGCGAAGGCCTCGCCAACCTCGACTACGCGTACATCGCCTTCGAGCTCGGAAAGTCCCCGCTCGCGTCGGAGTGTCTCAACTGCTCGGCTCCGGACACAGGAAACATGGAGGTGCTGGAGAGGGTCGGTACACCCGCGCAGAAAAAGGAATGGCTCGAACCGCTGCTCGCTGGTGAGATCCGGTCGGCCTACGCGATGACCGAGCCGGAGCTTGCTTCATCGGACGCCCGCAACATCTCCTGCACCGCGGTGCTGGACGGCGAGGAGTGGGTTATCAACGGGGAGAAGTACTACATCTCCGGGGCCGGAGACCCCCGCTGCAAGATCATGATCGTGATGGTGCGCACCAATCCTGACGCCGCGCCCCATCTACAGCAGTCCCAGATCCTGGTGCCCATGGACACTCCCGGCGTCGAGGTAGTGGAACCGATGCTGGTGTTCGGGCACGACGACGCCCCTCACGGGCACATGCACTTGCGCTTCACAGATGTCCACGTCCCCAAGGAGAATATCCTCCTCGGGGAGGGCAGAGGATTCGAGATCTCCCAGTTGCGCCTCGGTCCGGGCAGGATTCATCACTGCATGCGGTCCGTAGGCGCCGCAGAGAAGGCCCTGAGGCTCATGGTGGAGCGGGGCCTATCCAGGGAGGCGTTCGGCAAGCCAATAATCGCCCTGGGGAAGAACACGGAATGGGTGTCGCGCGCCCGGATAGAGATCGAGGCGATGCGTCTCATGGTTCTCAAGGCTGCAAAGGCGATGGATCTCATGGGCAACGCCGACGCGAGGGTGTGGGTTAGCGCGGTGAAGGCAATGGTGCCAGAACGGGTGTGCCAGATCATCGATCAGGCAATCCAGATCCACGGTGCGACGGGAGTTTCGCAGTGGACGCCACTCGCCGACATGTACACGGCCCAGAGAACACTCCGTCTGGCGGACGGTCCCGACGAGGTGCATCACATGGTCGTCGGACGCGCCGAAATAGCGAGATACCAGAGGCAGAGGTAA
- a CDS encoding acyl-CoA dehydrogenase family protein, with the protein MTDPAALLDDRMDKLLSKADPATVPQEEFRALQYDLGLAWVHFPEGRGGLGIVPSLQRRVDERLHAAGAKSAGSRHFFGLAMAGPVVVTHGSESLKDRFLRRMFTGEDAWCQLFSEPGAGSDLAGLACRAVRDGDEWVVTGQKVWNTLAHTADRGMLVARTDPDAPKHKGLTYFGLNMHAPGVEVRPLRQITGEAEFNEVYLTEVRVPDSDRIGEVGEGWRVAMTTLMNERTTIGGGGGAPERGTGPIAEAIRVWHDGNGAGRDAATKDLLIRLWIEAEALRLTNIRASHNRKAGNPGPEGSIAKLMFAEVNKRIYELCVNMLGPAGMVGYDFEMKRAESLGLVGSSGASRKMFLRSRANSIEGGTSEIQRNILGERVLGLAGDIRVDKDLPWSKVPR; encoded by the coding sequence ATGACCGACCCCGCCGCCCTGCTAGACGACCGGATGGACAAGCTTCTTTCCAAGGCTGACCCGGCGACAGTGCCTCAGGAGGAGTTCAGGGCGCTGCAGTACGACCTAGGACTGGCGTGGGTGCATTTTCCCGAGGGCCGGGGCGGGCTAGGGATTGTTCCCAGCCTCCAGCGACGGGTCGACGAGCGCCTGCACGCTGCCGGCGCAAAGTCGGCGGGCAGCCGTCACTTCTTCGGTCTGGCGATGGCTGGACCGGTCGTAGTGACCCATGGCAGCGAGTCGTTGAAGGACCGGTTTCTGCGGCGGATGTTCACCGGTGAGGACGCCTGGTGCCAGCTGTTCAGCGAGCCGGGAGCCGGGTCGGATCTTGCGGGCCTCGCTTGCAGGGCGGTCCGCGACGGCGACGAGTGGGTCGTGACCGGGCAGAAGGTGTGGAACACGCTCGCCCACACCGCCGACAGGGGGATGCTCGTCGCCCGAACCGATCCCGATGCCCCCAAGCACAAGGGGCTCACCTACTTCGGGTTGAACATGCACGCCCCCGGGGTGGAGGTTCGTCCGCTCCGGCAGATCACCGGTGAAGCCGAATTCAACGAGGTCTACCTCACCGAAGTTCGCGTCCCCGACTCGGACCGAATCGGCGAAGTAGGCGAGGGGTGGCGGGTCGCCATGACCACGCTGATGAACGAACGGACCACCATCGGCGGAGGGGGAGGAGCTCCCGAGCGAGGGACTGGCCCAATCGCCGAAGCCATTCGCGTCTGGCACGACGGGAACGGAGCCGGCCGCGACGCCGCCACCAAGGATCTCCTGATCAGGCTCTGGATCGAAGCCGAAGCCCTTCGGCTGACCAACATCCGCGCCTCGCACAACCGAAAAGCGGGTAATCCGGGTCCGGAAGGGTCGATAGCCAAGCTCATGTTCGCCGAGGTGAACAAACGTATCTACGAGCTGTGCGTCAACATGCTCGGCCCCGCCGGCATGGTCGGATACGACTTCGAGATGAAGCGGGCGGAAAGCCTCGGCCTGGTCGGGTCTTCGGGAGCATCGCGCAAGATGTTCCTGCGTTCCCGCGCGAACTCGATCGAAGGCGGAACCTCGGAGATCCAGCGGAACATCCTCGGAGAGCGGGTTCTGGGCCTCGCCGGCGATATCAGGGTGGACAAAGACCTGCCCTGGTCCAAGGTCCCCCGTTAG